The Rhinatrema bivittatum chromosome 4, aRhiBiv1.1, whole genome shotgun sequence genome window below encodes:
- the LOC115090887 gene encoding avidin-related protein 4/5-like: protein MVLLLRASCFLCFVFLFFTLAAGICNITGTWKNDLGSILKLSTDEELLIRGSFQTAVETSRGSAGWKKMSKVIGVQNADEEPTFAFSVRWDGGSVSTWAGQCFESSDTSVLKTVWLLRSSVSSKEKNWKATRVGEDVFYLVKKQ, encoded by the exons ATGGTGCTGCTGCTCCGGGCGAGTTGTTTCCTTTGCTTTGTCTTTCTGTTCTTCACACTGGCA GCTGGTATCTGCAATATTACCGGCACCTGGAAAAATGACTTGGGTTCTATCCTCAAACTCTCTACCGATGAGGAGCTGCTTATCAGGGGTTCCTTCCAAACCGCCGTAGAGACTTCCAGGGGCTCAGCTGGTTGGAAGAAAATGAGCAAAGTGATTGGAGTCCAGAATGCTGACGAGGAACCCACCTTTGCGTTCTCCGTGCGCTGGGATGGGG GTTCTGTGAGTACCTGGGCTGGGCAGTGCTTTGAAAGTTCAGATACATCAGTTCTCAAGACCGTTTGGCTTCTGAGATCCTCTGTCagttcaaaagaaaaaaactggaaagCCACAAG ggTTGGCGAAGATGTCTTCTACCTGGTGAAGAAACAATGA